In Acanthopagrus latus isolate v.2019 chromosome 17, fAcaLat1.1, whole genome shotgun sequence, the following are encoded in one genomic region:
- the ddr1 gene encoding epithelial discoidin domain-containing receptor 1 isoform X2 — protein MYACGHQRVSGQVTRCVAAVMALPTLLRLFPVTVLTVLVALVSSSEDHEWHFNPAQCRYALGMEDGTIPDSDITASSSWSDSTEAKHGRLSTGEGDGAWCPAGAVFPSGSEYLQVDLHKLHFLALVGTQGRHADGHGQEFARSYRLRYSRDGVKWITWKDRWGQEVVSGNENTYDVVLKDLGPPIVARMVRFYPLADRVMSVCLRVELYGCLWNDGLKAYTAPVGNVMQLPGMPVYLNDSTYDGSTEQGMQFGGLGQLCDGVLGGDDFIQTKELRVWPGYDYLGWSREALGQGSVDIEFHFEKPRVFHNMQVHSNNRHTQGVRVFNKVECLFKPGILQPWSSPLTLPVPLEDLKDPSSRPISLPLGGRPAQILRCKFYFADRWLLISEISFLSEPYEEDVTDSDSLGPNRPGIPDTNTTLPPVYDISSSPTSNRSSSNTTPSPSEPPITTTSFMTDTTGNWTLSDPEFNANTPRAGLPVAKDDSSNTAILIGCLVGIILLLLAVIAVILWRQYWKKILGKAQGSLSSDELRVHLSVPSDNVVINNTHSYSSRYQRIHTFPDDRDHDREGEGEYQEPSALLRPRDHRDSTDHRKGSRPRVVPSTAQAQEKSLNVPQACGLDMDMEKGFPPTQEEPPPYPGSPPYPSLSPPVSPPLPPSVPHYAEADIVSLQGVSGNNTYAVPALAPSSPGADAGPLPELPRQCLIFKEKLGEGQFGEVHLCEIESPQDLPNLEFPFNVRKGRPLLVAVKILRPDASKNARNDFLKEVKILSRLKDPNIIRLLGVCVSSDPLCMVTEYMECGDLNQYLSHRVLLDKTGPSHNTPTISYPALISMASQIASGMKFLSSLNFVHRDLATRNCLVGGERGESEDDRGGERHIKIADFGMSRNLYAGDYYRIQGRAVLPIRWMAWECILMGKFTTASDVWAFGVTLWEMLSVCQEQPYSNLTDEQVIDNAGEFFRDQGRQVYLSKPAVCPQGLYELMLSCWNRDCKLRPSFAYIHSFLTEDAMNMV, from the exons AT GTATGCCTGTGGTCATCAGCGTGTCTCCGGACAGGTAACCaggtgtgttgctgctgtcatgGCCTTGCCAACCCTGCTGCggctgtttcctgtcactgtgctCACAGTCCTGGTGGCACTGGTGTCATCTTCAGAGGACCATGAGTGGCACTTCAACCCAG CTCAGTGTCGTTACGCCCTGGGGATGGAGGATGGCACCATCCCAGactctgacatcacagcctcCAGCTCCTGGTCTGACTCTACAGAGGCCAAACATGGAAG gTTGAGCACTGGAGAGGGGGATGGAGCGTGGTGTCCTGCAGGAGCTGTATTCCCCAGTGGATCAGAATATCTTCAG GTAGACCTGCACAAACTCCACTTCCTGGCTCTGGTCGGTACCCAGGGTCGTCATGCCGATGGGCATGGCCAGGAGTTTGCTCGCAGTTATCGGCTCCGCTATTCCCGGGACGGAGTGAAATGGATCACCTGGAAGGACCGCTGGGGCCAGGAA GTGGTGTCAGGGAATGAGAACACCTATGACGTTGTGCTGAAAGACCTGGGCCCTCCCATTGTGGCCCGCATGGTGCGCTTCTACCCCCTGGCTGACCGGGTGATGAGCGTCTGCCTTCGCGTGGAGCTCTACGGTTGTTTATGGAACG ATGGGTTGAAGGCCTACACAGCTCCAGTTGGCAACGTCATGCAGCTGCCTGGCATGCCCGTCTATCTGAACGACTCCACCTACGATGGCAGCACAGAGCAAGG gatGCAGTTTGGAGGCCTGGGTCAGCTGTGCGACGGCGTCCTGGGAGGAGACGACTTCATCCAAACAAAGGAGCTAAGGGTGTGGCCCGGGTACGACTACCTCGGCTGGAGCCGGGAAGCCCTTGGGCAAGGCAGCGTGGATATCGAGTTCCACTTTGAGAAGCCGCGCGTCTTCCACAACATGCAG GTGCACAGTAACAACCGCCACACCCAGGGAGTGCGAGTATTCAACAAGGTGGAGTGTCTCTTCAAGCCCGGCATCCTCCAGCCCTggtcctcccctctcactctgCCCGTGCCCCTCGAGGATCTAAAAGACCCCTCCTCCCGGCCCATCTCCCTCCCACTGGGCGGCCGGCCGGCGCAGATCCTCCGCTGCAAATTCTACTTCGCTGACCGCTGGCTGCTCATCAGCGAGATATCTTTCCTCTCTG AGCCGTATGAGGAGGATGTCACAGACAGTGATTCATTGGGTCCTAATCGTCCCGGGATTCCTGACACCAATACCACTCTTCCCCCCGTTTACgacatctcctcctctcccacttcGAACCGCAGCTCCTCCAACACCACCCCCAGCCCTTCTG AAccccccatcaccaccacctccttcaTGACGGACACCACTGGTAACTGGACGCTGTCAG ATCCAGAATTTAACGCGAACACTCCGAGGGCGGGGCTTCCCGTAGCCAAAGATGATAGCAGTAATACAGctattctgattggctgcctggTGGgcatcatcctgctgctgctggccgtGATAGCTGTCATCCTGTGGAGGCAGTACTGGAAAAAGATTCTGGGCAAG GCCCAGGGTAGTCTGTCCAGTGATGAGCTGCGGGTTCACCTGTCAGTCCCCTCGGACAACGTGGtcatcaacaacacacacagctactCCAGCCGCTACCAGCGCATCCACACCTTCCCCGATGACCGCGACcatgacagagagggagagggagagtacCAGGAGCCCAGTGCTCTGCTACGGCCACGGGATCACAGAGACAGCACAG ATCACAGAAAAGGCTCGAGACCCCGAGTCGTCCCCAGCACCGCTCAGGCTCAGGAAAAGAGCCTCAATGTGCCCCAGG CCTGTGGTTTGGACATGGACATGGAGAAGGGTTTCCCCCCGACTCAGGAGGAGCCTCCTCCCTACCCCGGCTCCCCTCCTTACCCTTCCCTGTCTCCCCCCGTGTCCCCCCCGCTGCCTCCCAGTGTCCCTCATTACGCTGAGGCAGACATCGTGAGCCTGCAGGGTGTCAGCGGGAACAACACCTACGCCGTGCCCGCCCTGGCCCCCTCCAGCCCAGGGGCCGATGCCGGCCCGCTGCCGGAGCTGCCGCGCCAATGCCTCATCTTCAAGGAAAAACTGGGAGAGGGACAGTTCGGAGAG GTGCACCTGTGTGAAATCGAGAGCCCTCAGGACCTGCCCAACTTGGAGTTCCCCTTCAATGTGAGAAAAGGTCGCCCTCTCCTGGTGGCAGTGAAGATACTGCGCCCGGACGCCTCCAAGAACGCCAG GAATGATTTCCTGAAAGAGGTGAAGATCCTGTCTCGCCTGAAGGATCCGAACATCATCCGTCTGctaggagtgtgtgtgagcagcgaTCCCCTCTGTATGGTCACTGAGTACATGGAATGTGGAGATTTGAACCAGTATCTGTCCCACCGAGTGCTTCTGGACAAGACAGGGCCGTCACACAATACCCCGACCATCAG TTACCCGGCCCTCATCTCCATGGCGAGCCAGATCGCGTCAGGGATGaagtttctctcctccctcaacTTCGTGCACCGGGATCTAGCCACCAGAAACTGTCTGGTCGGGGGTGAGAGGGGCGAGAGCGAAGACGATCGGGGCGGCGAGCGTCACATCAAGATAGCCGACTTTGGCATGAGCCGGAACTTGTATGCTGGAGATTACTACAGGATCCAGGGCAGAGCTGTGCTGCCCATCCGCTGGATGGCCTGGGAGTGCATCCTCATG
- the ddr1 gene encoding epithelial discoidin domain-containing receptor 1 isoform X1 — protein MYACGHQRVSGQVTRCVAAVMALPTLLRLFPVTVLTVLVALVSSSEDHEWHFNPAQCRYALGMEDGTIPDSDITASSSWSDSTEAKHGRLSTGEGDGAWCPAGAVFPSGSEYLQVDLHKLHFLALVGTQGRHADGHGQEFARSYRLRYSRDGVKWITWKDRWGQEVVSGNENTYDVVLKDLGPPIVARMVRFYPLADRVMSVCLRVELYGCLWNDGLKAYTAPVGNVMQLPGMPVYLNDSTYDGSTEQGMQFGGLGQLCDGVLGGDDFIQTKELRVWPGYDYLGWSREALGQGSVDIEFHFEKPRVFHNMQVHSNNRHTQGVRVFNKVECLFKPGILQPWSSPLTLPVPLEDLKDPSSRPISLPLGGRPAQILRCKFYFADRWLLISEISFLSEPYEEDVTDSDSLGPNRPGIPDTNTTLPPVYDISSSPTSNRSSSNTTPSPSEPPITTTSFMTDTTGNWTLSDPEFNANTPRAGLPVAKDDSSNTAILIGCLVGIILLLLAVIAVILWRQYWKKILGKAQGSLSSDELRVHLSVPSDNVVINNTHSYSSRYQRIHTFPDDRDHDREGEGEYQEPSALLRPRDHRDSTALLLNNPAYHLLLSDHRKGSRPRVVPSTAQAQEKSLNVPQACGLDMDMEKGFPPTQEEPPPYPGSPPYPSLSPPVSPPLPPSVPHYAEADIVSLQGVSGNNTYAVPALAPSSPGADAGPLPELPRQCLIFKEKLGEGQFGEVHLCEIESPQDLPNLEFPFNVRKGRPLLVAVKILRPDASKNARNDFLKEVKILSRLKDPNIIRLLGVCVSSDPLCMVTEYMECGDLNQYLSHRVLLDKTGPSHNTPTISYPALISMASQIASGMKFLSSLNFVHRDLATRNCLVGGERGESEDDRGGERHIKIADFGMSRNLYAGDYYRIQGRAVLPIRWMAWECILMGKFTTASDVWAFGVTLWEMLSVCQEQPYSNLTDEQVIDNAGEFFRDQGRQVYLSKPAVCPQGLYELMLSCWNRDCKLRPSFAYIHSFLTEDAMNMV, from the exons AT GTATGCCTGTGGTCATCAGCGTGTCTCCGGACAGGTAACCaggtgtgttgctgctgtcatgGCCTTGCCAACCCTGCTGCggctgtttcctgtcactgtgctCACAGTCCTGGTGGCACTGGTGTCATCTTCAGAGGACCATGAGTGGCACTTCAACCCAG CTCAGTGTCGTTACGCCCTGGGGATGGAGGATGGCACCATCCCAGactctgacatcacagcctcCAGCTCCTGGTCTGACTCTACAGAGGCCAAACATGGAAG gTTGAGCACTGGAGAGGGGGATGGAGCGTGGTGTCCTGCAGGAGCTGTATTCCCCAGTGGATCAGAATATCTTCAG GTAGACCTGCACAAACTCCACTTCCTGGCTCTGGTCGGTACCCAGGGTCGTCATGCCGATGGGCATGGCCAGGAGTTTGCTCGCAGTTATCGGCTCCGCTATTCCCGGGACGGAGTGAAATGGATCACCTGGAAGGACCGCTGGGGCCAGGAA GTGGTGTCAGGGAATGAGAACACCTATGACGTTGTGCTGAAAGACCTGGGCCCTCCCATTGTGGCCCGCATGGTGCGCTTCTACCCCCTGGCTGACCGGGTGATGAGCGTCTGCCTTCGCGTGGAGCTCTACGGTTGTTTATGGAACG ATGGGTTGAAGGCCTACACAGCTCCAGTTGGCAACGTCATGCAGCTGCCTGGCATGCCCGTCTATCTGAACGACTCCACCTACGATGGCAGCACAGAGCAAGG gatGCAGTTTGGAGGCCTGGGTCAGCTGTGCGACGGCGTCCTGGGAGGAGACGACTTCATCCAAACAAAGGAGCTAAGGGTGTGGCCCGGGTACGACTACCTCGGCTGGAGCCGGGAAGCCCTTGGGCAAGGCAGCGTGGATATCGAGTTCCACTTTGAGAAGCCGCGCGTCTTCCACAACATGCAG GTGCACAGTAACAACCGCCACACCCAGGGAGTGCGAGTATTCAACAAGGTGGAGTGTCTCTTCAAGCCCGGCATCCTCCAGCCCTggtcctcccctctcactctgCCCGTGCCCCTCGAGGATCTAAAAGACCCCTCCTCCCGGCCCATCTCCCTCCCACTGGGCGGCCGGCCGGCGCAGATCCTCCGCTGCAAATTCTACTTCGCTGACCGCTGGCTGCTCATCAGCGAGATATCTTTCCTCTCTG AGCCGTATGAGGAGGATGTCACAGACAGTGATTCATTGGGTCCTAATCGTCCCGGGATTCCTGACACCAATACCACTCTTCCCCCCGTTTACgacatctcctcctctcccacttcGAACCGCAGCTCCTCCAACACCACCCCCAGCCCTTCTG AAccccccatcaccaccacctccttcaTGACGGACACCACTGGTAACTGGACGCTGTCAG ATCCAGAATTTAACGCGAACACTCCGAGGGCGGGGCTTCCCGTAGCCAAAGATGATAGCAGTAATACAGctattctgattggctgcctggTGGgcatcatcctgctgctgctggccgtGATAGCTGTCATCCTGTGGAGGCAGTACTGGAAAAAGATTCTGGGCAAG GCCCAGGGTAGTCTGTCCAGTGATGAGCTGCGGGTTCACCTGTCAGTCCCCTCGGACAACGTGGtcatcaacaacacacacagctactCCAGCCGCTACCAGCGCATCCACACCTTCCCCGATGACCGCGACcatgacagagagggagagggagagtacCAGGAGCCCAGTGCTCTGCTACGGCCACGGGATCACAGAGACAGCACAG CCTTGCTGTTAAACAACCCAGCCTATCACCTGCTCCTGTCAGATCACAGAAAAGGCTCGAGACCCCGAGTCGTCCCCAGCACCGCTCAGGCTCAGGAAAAGAGCCTCAATGTGCCCCAGG CCTGTGGTTTGGACATGGACATGGAGAAGGGTTTCCCCCCGACTCAGGAGGAGCCTCCTCCCTACCCCGGCTCCCCTCCTTACCCTTCCCTGTCTCCCCCCGTGTCCCCCCCGCTGCCTCCCAGTGTCCCTCATTACGCTGAGGCAGACATCGTGAGCCTGCAGGGTGTCAGCGGGAACAACACCTACGCCGTGCCCGCCCTGGCCCCCTCCAGCCCAGGGGCCGATGCCGGCCCGCTGCCGGAGCTGCCGCGCCAATGCCTCATCTTCAAGGAAAAACTGGGAGAGGGACAGTTCGGAGAG GTGCACCTGTGTGAAATCGAGAGCCCTCAGGACCTGCCCAACTTGGAGTTCCCCTTCAATGTGAGAAAAGGTCGCCCTCTCCTGGTGGCAGTGAAGATACTGCGCCCGGACGCCTCCAAGAACGCCAG GAATGATTTCCTGAAAGAGGTGAAGATCCTGTCTCGCCTGAAGGATCCGAACATCATCCGTCTGctaggagtgtgtgtgagcagcgaTCCCCTCTGTATGGTCACTGAGTACATGGAATGTGGAGATTTGAACCAGTATCTGTCCCACCGAGTGCTTCTGGACAAGACAGGGCCGTCACACAATACCCCGACCATCAG TTACCCGGCCCTCATCTCCATGGCGAGCCAGATCGCGTCAGGGATGaagtttctctcctccctcaacTTCGTGCACCGGGATCTAGCCACCAGAAACTGTCTGGTCGGGGGTGAGAGGGGCGAGAGCGAAGACGATCGGGGCGGCGAGCGTCACATCAAGATAGCCGACTTTGGCATGAGCCGGAACTTGTATGCTGGAGATTACTACAGGATCCAGGGCAGAGCTGTGCTGCCCATCCGCTGGATGGCCTGGGAGTGCATCCTCATG
- the ddr1 gene encoding epithelial discoidin domain-containing receptor 1 isoform X5, with product MYACGHQRVSGQVTRCVAAVMALPTLLRLFPVTVLTVLVALVSSSEDHEWHFNPAQCRYALGMEDGTIPDSDITASSSWSDSTEAKHGRLSTGEGDGAWCPAGAVFPSGSEYLQVDLHKLHFLALVGTQGRHADGHGQEFARSYRLRYSRDGVKWITWKDRWGQEVVSGNENTYDVVLKDLGPPIVARMVRFYPLADRVMSVCLRVELYGCLWNDGLKAYTAPVGNVMQLPGMPVYLNDSTYDGSTEQGMQFGGLGQLCDGVLGGDDFIQTKELRVWPGYDYLGWSREALGQGSVDIEFHFEKPRVFHNMQVHSNNRHTQGVRVFNKVECLFKPGILQPWSSPLTLPVPLEDLKDPSSRPISLPLGGRPAQILRCKFYFADRWLLISEISFLSEPYEEDVTDSDSLGPNRPGIPDTNTTLPPVYDISSSPTSNRSSSNTTPSPSEPPITTTSFMTDTTGNWTLSDPEFNANTPRAGLPVAKDDSSNTAILIGCLVGIILLLLAVIAVILWRQYWKKILGKAQGSLSSDELRVHLSVPSDNVVINNTHSYSSRYQRIHTFPDDRDHDREGEGEYQEPSALLRPRDHRDSTACGLDMDMEKGFPPTQEEPPPYPGSPPYPSLSPPVSPPLPPSVPHYAEADIVSLQGVSGNNTYAVPALAPSSPGADAGPLPELPRQCLIFKEKLGEGQFGEVHLCEIESPQDLPNLEFPFNVRKGRPLLVAVKILRPDASKNARNDFLKEVKILSRLKDPNIIRLLGVCVSSDPLCMVTEYMECGDLNQYLSHRVLLDKTGPSHNTPTISYPALISMASQIASGMKFLSSLNFVHRDLATRNCLVGGERGESEDDRGGERHIKIADFGMSRNLYAGDYYRIQGRAVLPIRWMAWECILMGKFTTASDVWAFGVTLWEMLSVCQEQPYSNLTDEQVIDNAGEFFRDQGRQVYLSKPAVCPQGLYELMLSCWNRDCKLRPSFAYIHSFLTEDAMNMV from the exons AT GTATGCCTGTGGTCATCAGCGTGTCTCCGGACAGGTAACCaggtgtgttgctgctgtcatgGCCTTGCCAACCCTGCTGCggctgtttcctgtcactgtgctCACAGTCCTGGTGGCACTGGTGTCATCTTCAGAGGACCATGAGTGGCACTTCAACCCAG CTCAGTGTCGTTACGCCCTGGGGATGGAGGATGGCACCATCCCAGactctgacatcacagcctcCAGCTCCTGGTCTGACTCTACAGAGGCCAAACATGGAAG gTTGAGCACTGGAGAGGGGGATGGAGCGTGGTGTCCTGCAGGAGCTGTATTCCCCAGTGGATCAGAATATCTTCAG GTAGACCTGCACAAACTCCACTTCCTGGCTCTGGTCGGTACCCAGGGTCGTCATGCCGATGGGCATGGCCAGGAGTTTGCTCGCAGTTATCGGCTCCGCTATTCCCGGGACGGAGTGAAATGGATCACCTGGAAGGACCGCTGGGGCCAGGAA GTGGTGTCAGGGAATGAGAACACCTATGACGTTGTGCTGAAAGACCTGGGCCCTCCCATTGTGGCCCGCATGGTGCGCTTCTACCCCCTGGCTGACCGGGTGATGAGCGTCTGCCTTCGCGTGGAGCTCTACGGTTGTTTATGGAACG ATGGGTTGAAGGCCTACACAGCTCCAGTTGGCAACGTCATGCAGCTGCCTGGCATGCCCGTCTATCTGAACGACTCCACCTACGATGGCAGCACAGAGCAAGG gatGCAGTTTGGAGGCCTGGGTCAGCTGTGCGACGGCGTCCTGGGAGGAGACGACTTCATCCAAACAAAGGAGCTAAGGGTGTGGCCCGGGTACGACTACCTCGGCTGGAGCCGGGAAGCCCTTGGGCAAGGCAGCGTGGATATCGAGTTCCACTTTGAGAAGCCGCGCGTCTTCCACAACATGCAG GTGCACAGTAACAACCGCCACACCCAGGGAGTGCGAGTATTCAACAAGGTGGAGTGTCTCTTCAAGCCCGGCATCCTCCAGCCCTggtcctcccctctcactctgCCCGTGCCCCTCGAGGATCTAAAAGACCCCTCCTCCCGGCCCATCTCCCTCCCACTGGGCGGCCGGCCGGCGCAGATCCTCCGCTGCAAATTCTACTTCGCTGACCGCTGGCTGCTCATCAGCGAGATATCTTTCCTCTCTG AGCCGTATGAGGAGGATGTCACAGACAGTGATTCATTGGGTCCTAATCGTCCCGGGATTCCTGACACCAATACCACTCTTCCCCCCGTTTACgacatctcctcctctcccacttcGAACCGCAGCTCCTCCAACACCACCCCCAGCCCTTCTG AAccccccatcaccaccacctccttcaTGACGGACACCACTGGTAACTGGACGCTGTCAG ATCCAGAATTTAACGCGAACACTCCGAGGGCGGGGCTTCCCGTAGCCAAAGATGATAGCAGTAATACAGctattctgattggctgcctggTGGgcatcatcctgctgctgctggccgtGATAGCTGTCATCCTGTGGAGGCAGTACTGGAAAAAGATTCTGGGCAAG GCCCAGGGTAGTCTGTCCAGTGATGAGCTGCGGGTTCACCTGTCAGTCCCCTCGGACAACGTGGtcatcaacaacacacacagctactCCAGCCGCTACCAGCGCATCCACACCTTCCCCGATGACCGCGACcatgacagagagggagagggagagtacCAGGAGCCCAGTGCTCTGCTACGGCCACGGGATCACAGAGACAGCACAG CCTGTGGTTTGGACATGGACATGGAGAAGGGTTTCCCCCCGACTCAGGAGGAGCCTCCTCCCTACCCCGGCTCCCCTCCTTACCCTTCCCTGTCTCCCCCCGTGTCCCCCCCGCTGCCTCCCAGTGTCCCTCATTACGCTGAGGCAGACATCGTGAGCCTGCAGGGTGTCAGCGGGAACAACACCTACGCCGTGCCCGCCCTGGCCCCCTCCAGCCCAGGGGCCGATGCCGGCCCGCTGCCGGAGCTGCCGCGCCAATGCCTCATCTTCAAGGAAAAACTGGGAGAGGGACAGTTCGGAGAG GTGCACCTGTGTGAAATCGAGAGCCCTCAGGACCTGCCCAACTTGGAGTTCCCCTTCAATGTGAGAAAAGGTCGCCCTCTCCTGGTGGCAGTGAAGATACTGCGCCCGGACGCCTCCAAGAACGCCAG GAATGATTTCCTGAAAGAGGTGAAGATCCTGTCTCGCCTGAAGGATCCGAACATCATCCGTCTGctaggagtgtgtgtgagcagcgaTCCCCTCTGTATGGTCACTGAGTACATGGAATGTGGAGATTTGAACCAGTATCTGTCCCACCGAGTGCTTCTGGACAAGACAGGGCCGTCACACAATACCCCGACCATCAG TTACCCGGCCCTCATCTCCATGGCGAGCCAGATCGCGTCAGGGATGaagtttctctcctccctcaacTTCGTGCACCGGGATCTAGCCACCAGAAACTGTCTGGTCGGGGGTGAGAGGGGCGAGAGCGAAGACGATCGGGGCGGCGAGCGTCACATCAAGATAGCCGACTTTGGCATGAGCCGGAACTTGTATGCTGGAGATTACTACAGGATCCAGGGCAGAGCTGTGCTGCCCATCCGCTGGATGGCCTGGGAGTGCATCCTCATG